DNA sequence from the Dehalococcoidia bacterium genome:
CGGCCAGAGCGTCTACGACGCCTTCTGGGAACCCATGCTCCGTGGCAAGTTCGGCGACAATTACTACCGGGATGTCACGATGGCCTGGGTGTGGGGCAAGATCAACACCCGCGTCGCGTCGCGCGGCAAGAGCATGGTTCGGGAGAAGCTCGGATACCCTATGGGCAGCTTCGGGCTCCTGTTCGACACCCTCGCCGACAAGATTCGCGGTCTCGGCGGGGAGGTCCAAACCTCCGCCTCCGTGAACCGAATCCTCGTCGAAGACGGCAAAGTCCAGGGCGTCGAGGTCCAGATGGGTGATAACGCCTCAGACGGTAGGGGCGGGTCTGAGACCCGTCCGTATGACGCCGTTCTTGCCACGACCCCGTCGCCAGTCTTCACCAGGCTCGTTCCGACGTTGCCGGACGACTACCAGGCCCGGCTCGACCGAGCCCGCTACATGTCCGCGGTGCTGATCGTGCTCGTGCTGGACAGGCCGCTGTCCCACGTCTACTGGCTGAACGTCGCCGACAGGTCCATCCCCTTCGTCGGCGTCATCGAGCACACCAACCTGATCGGCCCCGAGCACTACGGTGGAAAGCACATCGTCTACCTGTCCAACTACCTGACGATCGACCATCCGCTGTACAGGATGGAGCACCAGGACCTGCTCGACGAGTACCTCCCCCACCTCAAGAAGGTTAACCCCGAGTTCGAGCTGGACTGGATCGAGCGCAGCTACCACCACAGGGTCGACGGCGCCCAGCCCGTAATCGGAGTCAACTACTCTCAGCACATCCCGAGCCACCGCACCCCGTTCGAGGGCGTCTACCTCGCCAACACCACCCAGATCTACCCCGAAGACAGGGGCACCAACTACAGCGTCCGCATGGGCCGCCAGGTCGCCCGCATGATGATGGAAGATTTGCAATAAGGGCCACCTGACTCAACCCCCACCGTCCCAGAGAAGTCAAGCCTTCATTCCACCACGGTCCGAAGTCCAGCCCCTCCACCGTCATTCCCGTGGAAGGGGGGAATCCACTGGGGTGGGAAGGGGCCGACACCACCCTGCGCCGCTATCACCCCTCCAAGAACACCAACATCAACCTGTTGAACTCCTCCGACTGCTCCATCTGAGGCCAGTGACCGCACCTCTCGAATACATGCAGTCCCGCCCCCGGGATTAACTGCTCAGCCCGGCGCGCATGCTCCACCGGGATGATCTCATCATCCGCACCCCAGAACAGCATCGTAGGCATGGCCAACTCCTGCAGCCGCGCCGTCATGACGTAAGGACTCCGAACTCCCCACACGCTGATGTACTTGCGGATGATCGACAACGCAGCCTCCTGCGCTCCCGGAAGACCGTTCGTGCGTCGAAGCTCGTCGACCACTTCGTCGGGCACCAGGCTCTTATCGTAGAAGCACTTGCGAGTCATGGCGCCGACGTTGTCCAACGGCCCACCAAGCATGAACTCCCCGACTAGTGGCAGAGACGCAAGCCGGATGACCATTGCTATGTCGCGCCCCAGCGCGCCGCTGCCGCACAGCACAAGCTTCGACACCATCTCCGGGTGCTCCAGCGCGGTGAACAGACAGACGCCCCCACCGAGTGAGATGCCGGCCATCGACACCCGCTCGTGTCCGAGGCCCAGTACGAACTCCCTCATCAACCCCACGATGAACGCCGAGTCGAAGTTGAGGTCGTACTTCTCAGAGTCGCCGTGTCCCGGCAGATCGACAGCGTACACACGATGGCGCTCCGCAAGCGCCTCGATGTTCTCGCGCCACGCCACCTTAGACGAGGTCAGCCCGTGCACCAGCACCAGAGGCGTGCCCTCTCCGGCCTCGATATACCGGACCCGCACGCCCCTGACCACAGCGTCTTTCTGTTCACCTGGAAAGTTCAAGTCAAATAGTCATCTTGCTCCCTCTCCCTTGATGGGAGAGGGCTGGGGTGAGGGTGAAAACGACTTGATTCCAAGCTAGTATGCACCACCCATCCCCCTGGGTTCCCGCTTTCGCGGGAATGACGACGTTACTCAAAGGTCTCCTCGTTATAGCGCTTAATTGATATGAAAAAACTATACCCCCACCAGCACAGGCTCGCCCTCCTCGACCTTCTCGAAAGACAGTCCACCATCTTCAGCCACGTCCGCTCGGATGTGGTCTCCTGACACAAACTCGCCTCCGAGAATCAGCCTCGACAGTGGGTTCTCTATCGACCTCTGCACCACGCGCCTGAGAGGTCTCGCGCCGTAGGTGCGATCGAACCCCTCG
Encoded proteins:
- a CDS encoding NAD(P)/FAD-dependent oxidoreductase produces the protein MRVAIIGAGAAGLPAAYDLLKAGHHAVVYERAPFIGGHASTFDVGGERLERGYHHWFTSDTDITDLVDEIGLGHTIRWIDSTVGTLHDGEIYDFVTPVDLLKFKPLSIPDRIRLGLTTLYLQRQKDWRKYERVTADEWLRRHGGQSVYDAFWEPMLRGKFGDNYYRDVTMAWVWGKINTRVASRGKSMVREKLGYPMGSFGLLFDTLADKIRGLGGEVQTSASVNRILVEDGKVQGVEVQMGDNASDGRGGSETRPYDAVLATTPSPVFTRLVPTLPDDYQARLDRARYMSAVLIVLVLDRPLSHVYWLNVADRSIPFVGVIEHTNLIGPEHYGGKHIVYLSNYLTIDHPLYRMEHQDLLDEYLPHLKKVNPEFELDWIERSYHHRVDGAQPVIGVNYSQHIPSHRTPFEGVYLANTTQIYPEDRGTNYSVRMGRQVARMMMEDLQ
- a CDS encoding alpha/beta fold hydrolase, which gives rise to MNFPGEQKDAVVRGVRVRYIEAGEGTPLVLVHGLTSSKVAWRENIEALAERHRVYAVDLPGHGDSEKYDLNFDSAFIVGLMREFVLGLGHERVSMAGISLGGGVCLFTALEHPEMVSKLVLCGSGALGRDIAMVIRLASLPLVGEFMLGGPLDNVGAMTRKCFYDKSLVPDEVVDELRRTNGLPGAQEAALSIIRKYISVWGVRSPYVMTARLQELAMPTMLFWGADDEIIPVEHARRAEQLIPGAGLHVFERCGHWPQMEQSEEFNRLMLVFLEG